A genomic region of Gemmata massiliana contains the following coding sequences:
- a CDS encoding YjzC family protein, producing the protein MASTREYKPGEQVPCSGIYRVTHDTRHTQPHEVTCVKGEPFPPCNHCGVRPRFLLARAASHIGNHNHFKR; encoded by the coding sequence ATGGCTAGCACACGCGAGTACAAGCCGGGTGAACAGGTGCCCTGTTCCGGAATCTACCGAGTAACGCACGACACTCGACACACCCAGCCGCACGAGGTGACCTGCGTTAAGGGTGAGCCGTTTCCACCCTGCAATCACTGCGGGGTAAGGCCGCGGTTCCTTTTAGCGCGAGCCGCAAGCCACATTGGGAATCACAATCACTTCAAGAGGTGA
- a CDS encoding phage tail tape measure protein encodes MPGLSSGGGGGASNVRAGRAYVELFLKDLVTGKALDRVKAKLQSIGSVLIKSGAAVGGIGAGVVAAFKPALDALGETGQLADLADLFGLTGEKASRLFGIMGAGGSDLRDAQEGLATFNQRINDALTGKGEEAAELFKELGMSAQEFAGLDTADRFYKLVGAVKASTSSLGPLNLLMKAVGEDTGKNLGGVLQLTAAQMSALGDAFQSSSADLQESRDATRAQALAAASLGKVWREIGVAIAPVVKDLAERVVAVTKPVVAFVQNNRELVATIFRVATGAVAVGTALVTLGTVVSGTGAAIGLLGSAISTLVAAAPLIKAAFVAISSISAGPLLAIAAVGAGVGGLAYQFRDELGKAAQSGVDQVKGVFDDLGKVWATLRGSWEGVVAAVQGGDLKKAAEIALTTLELLWAQSTAAMTEKWNKFIGPLSDGWHEVTDGLGRFFDALWGGLVRGAELVAGAFDGIGKRVTEGINWVRDSFAALQQEFGGVATALTTLVGPVVAPFAAAAGLIRQVWDGMSSNIMENLINLVAWIDRMGVQIKDALTNAFNSVSGPVLDAAIKVTKILDKVNPTDSLKGRLAELQGLKDGLKDVSKEETQAKLEKINAERDKAIEVLKGEREKAKKAREDGRAEDERNAKNEVARIGGRLEELNAQARALQGIKGAAAAIAAGFNVPQLQAGAMHAANVAGSQGSFTATAADQRFGGGGIQKKQLDKLNDIDRGIAQVVKASEAIGKGLLLK; translated from the coding sequence ATGCCCGGGTTGAGTAGTGGCGGCGGTGGCGGGGCCTCGAACGTGCGCGCCGGGCGCGCTTACGTCGAGTTGTTCCTCAAGGATCTGGTGACCGGGAAGGCCCTCGACCGGGTGAAGGCCAAGCTCCAGTCGATCGGGAGCGTGCTCATCAAGTCCGGCGCGGCCGTGGGCGGGATCGGGGCCGGCGTCGTCGCCGCGTTCAAGCCGGCCCTGGACGCGCTGGGCGAGACGGGCCAGCTCGCGGACCTGGCCGACCTGTTCGGGCTCACCGGCGAAAAGGCGTCCCGGCTGTTCGGGATCATGGGCGCCGGCGGGAGCGACCTGCGCGACGCGCAAGAAGGGTTGGCCACGTTCAACCAGCGCATCAACGACGCGCTCACCGGTAAGGGCGAAGAGGCGGCCGAGCTGTTCAAGGAACTCGGGATGTCGGCCCAGGAGTTCGCGGGCCTCGATACCGCCGACCGGTTCTACAAGCTCGTCGGCGCGGTCAAGGCGAGCACCAGCTCGCTCGGGCCGCTGAACCTGCTCATGAAGGCCGTTGGCGAAGACACCGGTAAGAACCTGGGCGGCGTGCTCCAGCTCACCGCGGCCCAGATGAGCGCGCTGGGGGACGCGTTCCAGTCGTCGAGTGCGGACCTCCAAGAGTCACGGGACGCGACCCGCGCGCAGGCCCTCGCGGCCGCGTCCCTGGGGAAGGTGTGGCGCGAGATCGGGGTCGCGATCGCTCCGGTCGTGAAGGATCTGGCCGAGCGCGTGGTCGCGGTCACCAAGCCCGTGGTCGCGTTCGTCCAGAACAACCGGGAGCTGGTCGCCACCATCTTCCGCGTGGCCACCGGGGCCGTCGCGGTCGGGACCGCGCTCGTCACCCTCGGCACCGTCGTGAGCGGGACCGGGGCCGCGATCGGCCTGCTCGGCTCGGCCATCAGTACGCTCGTCGCGGCCGCGCCGCTCATCAAGGCCGCGTTCGTCGCGATCAGCTCGATCAGCGCCGGCCCGCTCCTGGCGATCGCCGCGGTGGGCGCCGGCGTGGGCGGGCTGGCGTACCAGTTCCGGGACGAGCTCGGCAAGGCCGCACAGTCGGGCGTGGACCAGGTCAAGGGCGTGTTCGACGACCTCGGGAAGGTGTGGGCGACGCTCCGGGGCTCGTGGGAGGGCGTCGTCGCCGCGGTCCAGGGCGGCGACCTGAAGAAGGCCGCCGAGATCGCGCTCACCACGCTCGAACTCCTGTGGGCGCAGTCCACCGCGGCCATGACGGAGAAGTGGAACAAGTTCATCGGCCCGCTCTCGGACGGGTGGCACGAGGTGACCGACGGGCTCGGGCGGTTCTTCGACGCGCTGTGGGGCGGGCTCGTGCGGGGCGCCGAGCTGGTCGCGGGCGCGTTCGACGGGATCGGGAAGCGCGTTACCGAGGGGATCAACTGGGTCCGGGATTCGTTCGCAGCGCTCCAGCAAGAGTTCGGCGGCGTGGCCACGGCGCTGACGACGCTCGTCGGCCCGGTCGTGGCGCCGTTCGCGGCCGCGGCCGGTTTGATCCGCCAGGTCTGGGACGGGATGTCGTCGAACATCATGGAGAACCTGATCAACCTGGTGGCGTGGATCGACCGGATGGGCGTGCAGATCAAGGACGCGCTCACCAACGCGTTCAACTCGGTGTCGGGCCCCGTCCTGGACGCGGCCATCAAGGTCACCAAGATCCTCGACAAGGTGAACCCGACGGACTCGCTCAAGGGGCGCCTGGCCGAGCTCCAAGGGCTCAAGGACGGGTTAAAAGACGTCTCCAAAGAAGAGACCCAGGCCAAGCTCGAAAAAATCAACGCCGAACGGGATAAGGCGATCGAGGTGCTCAAGGGTGAGCGCGAGAAGGCGAAGAAGGCGCGCGAGGACGGCCGGGCCGAGGACGAGCGGAACGCGAAGAACGAGGTGGCGCGGATCGGGGGGCGGCTCGAAGAACTGAACGCCCAGGCCCGCGCGCTACAGGGCATCAAGGGCGCGGCCGCGGCCATCGCCGCCGGGTTCAACGTGCCCCAGCTCCAGGCCGGCGCCATGCACGCGGCCAACGTGGCGGGCTCGCAGGGCTCGTTCACCGCGACGGCCGCGGACCAGCGGTTCGGGGGCGGGGGCATCCAGAAAAAGCAGTTGGACAAGCTCAACGACATCGACCGGGGTATTGCTCAGGTGGTGAAGGCGTCCGAGGCCATCGGGAAGGGGCTGTTACTCAAGTGA
- a CDS encoding coiled-coil domain-containing protein, which yields MSKLKTTEPAPARDPGAVAAAVERVRALAAARMGDTAAKYRDLVARTAAGKATNPDDAIRLLDLVGHDATQFAADVEVAVRRIELRTQMVAGTQAVATIAEVDQELAEIEAELVATVKAAEATITEAREQAAVRSGPLRLRHTELSQLVERGQLAEIKLADECPDPTLHARIADLDTQARTAQAAAQAKREENLVALRDTDERLTRLVPYLGKRYDQADAIRYAHPIREAEQQVPVLKQKLDELKAEPARIEAELRAELARIREERNQVRDQMRAA from the coding sequence ATGTCGAAGCTCAAAACCACCGAACCCGCGCCCGCTCGTGACCCCGGGGCCGTCGCCGCCGCGGTCGAACGGGTCCGCGCGCTGGCCGCCGCGCGCATGGGGGACACGGCCGCGAAGTACCGCGACCTCGTGGCCCGGACCGCGGCCGGCAAAGCGACCAACCCCGACGACGCGATCCGGCTCCTCGACCTGGTGGGCCACGACGCGACCCAGTTCGCGGCCGACGTCGAGGTCGCGGTCCGGCGCATCGAGTTGCGCACCCAGATGGTGGCGGGCACTCAGGCGGTCGCCACCATCGCGGAGGTCGACCAGGAGCTCGCGGAGATCGAGGCCGAACTGGTCGCTACGGTCAAAGCGGCCGAGGCGACCATCACCGAGGCCAGAGAACAGGCGGCCGTGCGCTCCGGCCCGCTCCGGTTGCGGCACACCGAACTCTCCCAACTCGTGGAGCGCGGGCAGCTCGCCGAAATCAAGCTGGCCGACGAGTGCCCGGACCCGACCTTGCATGCTCGGATCGCGGACCTCGACACCCAGGCGCGGACCGCCCAGGCCGCGGCCCAGGCGAAGCGCGAAGAGAACCTGGTGGCGCTCCGGGACACCGACGAGCGCCTCACGCGACTCGTCCCGTACCTGGGGAAGCGATACGACCAGGCCGATGCGATCAGGTACGCCCATCCCATCCGAGAGGCCGAGCAACAGGTGCCCGTGCTCAAGCAGAAGCTCGACGAGTTGAAGGCCGAACCCGCCCGGATCGAGGCCGAACTCCGCGCCGAACTGGCCCGCATCCGCGAAGAGCGCAACCAGGTCCGCGATCAGATGCGCGCGGCCTGA
- a CDS encoding sigma-70 family RNA polymerase sigma factor, giving the protein MSAATVSPAKDARSLLAANVRLFHWYAKKHVPPGLVEDVVSEAAIAFLRFFDPARCEGASGFVRIVVRSAAHKFRTREALHTSRRHECHGAEAETDGTENLEERRHEMGLEPDELGPLERALDQLDDRSRSILALRFGLNGAEELSLRSLGARLGVSGERVSQLEHKALKRLRELLSPAPDTNRGPHHER; this is encoded by the coding sequence ATGAGCGCCGCCACCGTATCGCCGGCGAAGGACGCCCGCTCGCTCCTCGCAGCCAATGTCCGCCTGTTCCACTGGTACGCGAAAAAGCACGTCCCACCGGGCCTTGTGGAAGACGTGGTGAGCGAGGCCGCGATCGCCTTCCTGAGGTTCTTCGATCCCGCGCGCTGCGAGGGGGCAAGCGGGTTCGTCCGGATCGTGGTGCGGAGCGCCGCGCACAAGTTCCGGACGCGCGAGGCGCTCCACACGAGCCGTCGGCACGAGTGCCACGGCGCCGAGGCAGAAACCGACGGTACCGAGAACCTCGAAGAGCGCCGCCACGAGATGGGCCTCGAACCGGACGAGCTGGGGCCGCTCGAACGGGCACTCGATCAGCTCGACGACCGGTCCCGTTCGATCCTGGCACTGCGATTCGGGCTGAACGGCGCTGAGGAATTGTCGCTCCGCAGTCTCGGGGCTCGCCTCGGCGTGAGCGGCGAGCGCGTGAGCCAGCTCGAACACAAGGCCCTGAAGCGACTGCGCGAATTGCTGTCACCCGCCCCGGACACGAATCGGGGGCCGCACCATGAGCGCTAA
- a CDS encoding AAA family ATPase yields MVVRSQTVRAAVRRLREMGFAVCKPDPREKKPTYRGWSTRSLEQDDFTERDQVGIIGGALSDGNRPGHSLVEVDLDATDAVRLADEYLPATGMSEGRAGKPRSHRYYLVPNDSVPNWAVSQAEQASAAALEQKGHPGPFKKAFDLRADGARAIDFIGTGGQVVCPPATWVSRDGKVREPREWGGGEPGEPAIVAFLDLWRAVCELASACGASIPDVLPRPRATASRAPTDLTTRAAKWLAKPEGAVSGQRGHNKLMWVARALVWGFDLGPEESLRLLADQFNPRCQPPWSMSELRHKVEDADRIPFNKPRGWLRDQERPPATGRKAPEHMTGNRFQSTPPVRANLETKGEAVPAGNSPPPVALASRALADVVSGEVRWIWPGFVPAGMLTILDGDPADGKSTITIDIGARFSCGRAMPSCLEPTTGPGAVLFLAAEDSAEYTLKPRADAAGADLNLFRVSECVRIGEHERPIRLPDDMQALEREILAFKVGLVIIDPFLGFLSQAIDSHKDQSIREVLHELKLVAGRTGCAVLALRHLSKGGAGGNALYRGIGSIGITAAARSALAVGAHPTEDGARVLASAKLNIGPPPKSLVYRIENHFGQPIINWCGPCDLTARDLGAVAVRERGGAAVDAVAFLRDRLASGGKPQAEVVAEATALGIKERTLERAKKNLKVKSAQNRGFWMWELPDVTPERQTAEQGSGRQLPD; encoded by the coding sequence GTGGTCGTTCGGTCTCAAACTGTACGCGCCGCGGTTCGGCGCCTCCGCGAAATGGGATTCGCGGTGTGCAAGCCGGACCCGCGGGAGAAGAAACCGACCTACCGGGGCTGGTCCACGCGCTCGCTCGAACAGGACGACTTCACCGAGCGCGACCAGGTCGGCATCATCGGGGGCGCGCTGTCCGACGGGAATAGGCCGGGGCACTCGCTCGTCGAGGTGGACCTGGACGCGACCGATGCCGTCAGGCTGGCCGACGAATACCTGCCCGCGACCGGGATGAGTGAGGGGCGCGCGGGTAAGCCGCGCTCGCACCGCTACTACCTCGTCCCGAACGACAGCGTACCCAACTGGGCCGTCAGCCAGGCCGAGCAAGCATCCGCTGCGGCGCTCGAACAGAAGGGCCATCCCGGGCCGTTCAAGAAGGCATTCGATCTGCGCGCCGACGGCGCCCGGGCGATCGATTTCATCGGCACCGGCGGGCAGGTGGTGTGTCCGCCGGCGACGTGGGTGAGCAGGGACGGCAAGGTCCGGGAGCCGCGGGAGTGGGGCGGCGGCGAGCCGGGCGAGCCGGCCATCGTTGCGTTCCTCGACCTGTGGCGCGCAGTCTGCGAGCTCGCGTCGGCGTGCGGGGCCTCGATCCCGGACGTGCTCCCCCGACCGCGTGCCACCGCGTCACGCGCCCCTACCGACCTCACGACACGTGCCGCCAAGTGGCTCGCGAAACCCGAAGGCGCTGTTTCCGGGCAGCGGGGACACAACAAGCTCATGTGGGTGGCCCGCGCGCTCGTCTGGGGCTTCGATTTGGGGCCGGAGGAGTCGCTCCGGTTACTCGCGGACCAGTTCAACCCGCGGTGCCAGCCGCCGTGGTCGATGAGCGAGCTGCGCCACAAGGTCGAGGACGCCGACCGGATACCGTTCAACAAGCCCCGCGGGTGGCTGCGCGATCAGGAGCGCCCACCCGCGACCGGGCGGAAGGCCCCAGAGCACATGACCGGGAATCGCTTCCAAAGCACACCGCCGGTGCGCGCCAATCTGGAAACCAAGGGCGAAGCGGTTCCGGCCGGCAACTCGCCGCCACCGGTCGCACTCGCGAGCCGCGCGCTGGCCGACGTGGTCTCGGGTGAGGTCCGGTGGATCTGGCCCGGGTTCGTTCCGGCCGGGATGCTCACGATCCTGGACGGCGACCCGGCCGATGGCAAGAGCACCATCACCATCGACATCGGCGCGCGGTTCTCGTGCGGGCGGGCGATGCCGTCCTGTCTCGAACCGACCACCGGGCCGGGCGCCGTCCTGTTCCTCGCGGCCGAGGACTCGGCCGAGTACACGCTCAAGCCGCGGGCCGACGCCGCGGGGGCGGACCTGAACCTGTTCCGCGTCAGCGAGTGCGTGCGGATCGGTGAGCACGAGCGCCCGATCCGGCTGCCCGACGACATGCAGGCCCTGGAGCGCGAGATCCTCGCGTTCAAGGTGGGGCTCGTCATCATCGACCCGTTCCTCGGGTTCTTGTCCCAAGCGATCGACAGTCACAAGGACCAAAGCATCCGGGAAGTGCTCCACGAACTGAAGCTCGTTGCGGGGCGGACCGGTTGCGCCGTCCTCGCCTTGCGCCACTTGAGCAAGGGCGGGGCCGGGGGAAACGCCCTGTACCGCGGCATCGGCTCGATCGGGATCACCGCGGCCGCTCGGTCGGCTCTCGCGGTCGGCGCCCACCCCACCGAGGACGGGGCGCGGGTGCTGGCCTCAGCGAAGCTCAACATCGGGCCGCCACCGAAGTCGCTCGTCTACCGCATCGAGAACCACTTCGGGCAGCCCATCATCAACTGGTGCGGGCCGTGCGACCTCACGGCCAGGGATCTGGGCGCCGTCGCCGTGCGCGAGCGGGGCGGGGCCGCTGTCGATGCGGTCGCGTTCCTCCGCGATCGGCTGGCCAGTGGTGGCAAGCCTCAAGCCGAGGTGGTGGCGGAAGCGACAGCGCTTGGGATCAAAGAGCGAACACTGGAACGCGCGAAGAAGAACCTGAAGGTAAAGTCGGCCCAAAACCGGGGCTTCTGGATGTGGGAGCTCCCCGACGTTACCCCAGAGCGCCAGACCGCCGAACAGGGGTCAGGGCGCCAACTGCCCGATTGA
- a CDS encoding HNH endonuclease — protein MSNGMHFVQYFNIEKMGRFPNGADALLTTRMGVYSKLAAVQQAQGGTVFVISGFGKPKTYVLWEAFTIEDIVKQDEQFVVSGAGRVLLPPAVLSGKGFEKFKSACANFVGFRKIDDQKYTETLQQLTDANAKARLAPACEQFCDELVKAFPKMGDAYYYRAHTRLHLGNAAGAKTDYEQAIKLGTNFPDEARAGIAGPPPASQSGDQKSTPEKSTGGIAAQVVAKGVFAVKAPVGVSEVAWRGVLQRRGAEDFRQKVLTAYDNKCAVSSADAEAVIEVALIDPEGPNELKNAIPLRADLRTLFDLNLLRVHPKTRKVFLADAVQNGSYARLWARTLRAPTSKDAAPDFAALQKRWNSAK, from the coding sequence ATGTCCAACGGTATGCATTTTGTTCAATACTTCAACATCGAGAAGATGGGCCGGTTCCCCAACGGGGCCGACGCACTACTGACCACGCGCATGGGGGTGTACTCCAAACTCGCGGCCGTGCAGCAAGCACAGGGCGGCACGGTGTTCGTGATTAGTGGGTTCGGCAAACCCAAAACGTATGTGCTGTGGGAAGCGTTCACCATTGAGGACATCGTCAAGCAGGACGAGCAGTTCGTTGTCTCCGGAGCGGGCCGCGTGCTGCTCCCGCCGGCCGTGCTCTCGGGCAAGGGCTTCGAGAAATTCAAATCCGCGTGCGCCAATTTCGTCGGGTTCCGCAAGATCGACGATCAGAAGTACACCGAAACACTCCAGCAGCTCACCGACGCCAACGCGAAGGCCCGACTCGCGCCCGCGTGCGAACAGTTCTGCGACGAACTGGTGAAGGCGTTCCCCAAGATGGGTGATGCGTACTACTACCGCGCGCACACGCGCCTGCACCTCGGCAACGCGGCCGGCGCCAAAACCGACTACGAGCAAGCGATCAAACTGGGCACCAATTTCCCCGACGAAGCACGAGCGGGTATTGCCGGTCCACCTCCGGCCAGTCAGAGCGGAGACCAGAAGTCGACTCCCGAGAAATCGACGGGCGGCATCGCGGCGCAGGTCGTCGCAAAGGGCGTGTTTGCGGTCAAGGCCCCGGTGGGTGTATCCGAAGTTGCCTGGCGCGGGGTGCTCCAGCGGCGCGGCGCGGAAGATTTCCGCCAGAAAGTACTAACCGCTTACGACAACAAGTGCGCGGTCAGCAGCGCGGACGCCGAAGCCGTTATCGAAGTCGCACTCATCGACCCCGAGGGACCGAACGAACTCAAAAACGCGATCCCGCTCCGTGCCGATCTCCGCACGTTGTTCGATTTGAACCTGCTCCGCGTGCACCCAAAGACGCGAAAAGTCTTCCTTGCAGACGCGGTGCAAAACGGGAGCTACGCCCGCTTGTGGGCGCGCACACTTCGCGCACCCACGAGCAAAGATGCTGCTCCTGATTTCGCCGCGCTCCAGAAGCGCTGGAACAGCGCGAAGTAG
- a CDS encoding sigma-70 family RNA polymerase sigma factor gives MIRTPVIALVENYYALACKCAYHWARKHPHLVEEFLSDAGVALWEAAQKFDPATARSSFATWVHRSVNWACRRRLQTERRTNRAAFLSQARTVEVEGDKLSTLDLVTDHRPREVGWELEEADEVRALMDEAELSERYRNVVTRLVGRGEPVRALAQEMGITRARVHQLVRNAVAKMKAVAEERDGSAVA, from the coding sequence GTGATCAGAACGCCCGTCATCGCCCTGGTCGAGAACTACTATGCGCTCGCGTGCAAGTGCGCGTACCACTGGGCGCGGAAGCACCCGCACCTGGTCGAGGAGTTCCTTTCGGACGCGGGCGTGGCACTGTGGGAAGCGGCCCAGAAGTTCGACCCGGCCACGGCCCGCAGCTCGTTCGCGACCTGGGTCCACCGGTCCGTCAACTGGGCGTGCCGCCGGCGCCTGCAGACCGAACGGCGTACCAACCGCGCGGCGTTTCTGTCTCAGGCGCGGACTGTGGAAGTTGAGGGAGACAAGCTCTCGACCCTCGACCTGGTCACCGACCACCGACCGCGCGAAGTCGGTTGGGAGCTCGAAGAGGCCGACGAGGTGCGTGCTCTCATGGATGAAGCCGAATTGTCCGAGCGGTACCGCAACGTGGTAACCCGGTTGGTGGGGCGCGGCGAGCCGGTGCGCGCGCTCGCCCAGGAGATGGGCATTACTCGCGCTCGTGTGCACCAGCTCGTCCGGAACGCGGTCGCGAAGATGAAGGCCGTGGCCGAGGAGCGGGACGGGAGCGCGGTCGCGTGA
- a CDS encoding S49 family peptidase — MLDALTVPTFARVTDYCGVWAIESSAGAVLWSLARRTNLPAHVAAATPPQLAAAADYEVARVGPPANPTRIAIVPIVGTLMKSVSSMSSATSTVATRRAVRKAAADPDIGAILLAVDSPGGTVSGTADLAADVKAASKQKPVWAFAEDLCASAAYWIASQADRLFANTATALIGSIGTLVVVYDMSGAAEKEGIKALVFGTGPIKGAGTPGAPVTEEQQAYFRALVEGSQKSFDAAVQKSRSLTDKQLAGAKTGGVFGAAEALDRKLIDGVQSFDKTLADLSAEVRRRSGSGNTRAEAPVPRSVAVAPVVESPPFTPAVFAPAAGPVTFDARAGATALHEACHACVARALGLGVQMLVVRVDGSGTCTLREGYQAAMHLAAITAAAGPVFERLFGHAPHELIAQDEWAVNSYSAGYGRAMPFDPYQRAEELLGRPDVVAAVNRVARAVRIGVPMSGDQIEALITTSAPEPAPARRKAFTWEWVPG, encoded by the coding sequence ATGCTCGACGCCCTGACCGTCCCGACGTTTGCCCGCGTCACCGACTACTGCGGCGTGTGGGCCATCGAATCGTCCGCCGGCGCCGTGCTCTGGTCGCTCGCCCGGCGCACCAACCTGCCGGCCCACGTCGCCGCGGCCACCCCGCCCCAACTGGCCGCGGCCGCCGATTACGAAGTGGCCCGCGTCGGCCCGCCCGCCAACCCGACTCGCATCGCGATCGTGCCAATCGTCGGGACGCTCATGAAGTCCGTCAGCTCGATGAGCTCGGCCACCTCGACCGTCGCCACCCGGCGCGCGGTCCGGAAGGCGGCCGCGGACCCGGACATCGGGGCCATCCTGCTCGCGGTGGACAGCCCGGGGGGGACCGTGAGCGGGACCGCGGACCTCGCGGCCGACGTGAAGGCCGCCTCGAAGCAGAAGCCCGTGTGGGCGTTCGCCGAGGACTTGTGTGCGTCCGCCGCGTACTGGATCGCGTCCCAGGCCGACCGCTTGTTCGCCAACACCGCGACCGCGCTGATCGGGTCCATCGGCACGCTCGTCGTCGTGTACGACATGTCCGGCGCGGCTGAGAAGGAAGGGATCAAGGCTCTCGTGTTCGGCACCGGGCCGATCAAGGGCGCCGGAACCCCCGGCGCGCCGGTCACCGAGGAACAGCAGGCATACTTCCGCGCCCTGGTCGAGGGCAGCCAAAAGAGCTTCGACGCGGCCGTGCAGAAGTCCCGGTCGCTCACCGACAAGCAACTGGCCGGCGCGAAGACGGGCGGGGTGTTCGGGGCCGCGGAGGCCCTCGATCGCAAGCTCATCGACGGCGTCCAGTCGTTCGACAAAACGCTCGCGGACCTGAGCGCCGAGGTTCGCCGGCGGAGCGGCTCCGGCAACACACGGGCCGAAGCGCCGGTTCCGCGCTCCGTCGCCGTCGCTCCGGTCGTTGAATCGCCCCCGTTTACCCCGGCGGTGTTCGCACCCGCCGCTGGCCCGGTCACGTTCGACGCCCGCGCCGGGGCTACCGCACTTCACGAGGCCTGCCATGCGTGTGTTGCCCGGGCGCTCGGGCTCGGGGTGCAAATGCTCGTCGTGCGTGTCGACGGCTCCGGAACCTGCACCTTGCGTGAGGGATACCAGGCCGCCATGCACCTGGCCGCGATTACGGCTGCCGCCGGCCCAGTGTTCGAACGACTGTTCGGTCACGCCCCACACGAGTTAATCGCTCAGGACGAGTGGGCCGTGAACTCGTACTCCGCGGGCTACGGGCGGGCAATGCCGTTCGACCCGTACCAGCGCGCCGAGGAGCTGCTCGGGCGCCCCGATGTCGTCGCCGCGGTGAACCGGGTCGCGCGTGCGGTCCGCATTGGTGTGCCCATGTCCGGCGACCAGATCGAGGCACTCATCACTACCAGCGCGCCCGAACCCGCGCCCGCGCGGCGGAAGGCGTTCACCTGGGAATGGGTGCCCGGCTGA
- a CDS encoding recombinase family protein, which produces MKAVAYSYLRFSSPQQATGDSIRRQVEATTSWCQRNNVALDESIKLRDNGVSAFKGAHRNNPDVHALAGFLNAVKSGRVPSGSFLIVESLDRLTREELGEAVELVLSLVNRGVKIVQLQPIESVLQKPVDITALVLAVVELSRGHSESKMKSERVGAAWARKQKEAATRVVTRRLPGWIDYVDGKLVLNSTKAAVVRRLFSMAHDGMGVFVISKKLNTENVPVIGRTHFKGRPMEWCQTSIYAILKSRATIGDYVPYKCRGEGRKPQGEPVPGYFPPVIDEATFYAVQKGLETRGKVRGKRGKHVNMFAGLLTDARNGGSLTYRHPKGKPSQLVPVDSNNGRTGEWVSFPAAAFEACILSQLVEVKASDIEGAGDGAREVEVASGKLSETEELIRLWEAKMDDPKIVDTVAAKLAGLNVLRRERTEALAEAQRKAASPISEAWGEFRTLADVIASDNSDELRVRIRSALRRAVESVTCLFVGKSGFRLCAARVQFVTGAHRDYVIRTLQRYNGREPSPPQVMSANWPTEAGEIDLRKRADARLVEGVLEELDVDRFGR; this is translated from the coding sequence ATGAAGGCGGTTGCGTACTCTTATCTCCGATTCTCTTCGCCGCAGCAAGCTACGGGGGACAGCATCCGGCGCCAGGTCGAGGCGACCACGTCATGGTGCCAGCGCAACAACGTTGCTCTCGACGAATCGATCAAGCTCCGGGACAACGGCGTCTCTGCATTCAAAGGTGCCCACCGAAACAACCCGGACGTCCACGCGCTCGCCGGTTTCCTCAACGCGGTCAAATCGGGGCGCGTGCCCAGCGGCTCGTTTCTCATCGTCGAGTCATTGGACCGGCTCACGCGAGAGGAGTTGGGCGAGGCGGTCGAGCTCGTGCTTTCGTTGGTCAACCGCGGGGTGAAGATCGTTCAGCTCCAGCCCATCGAATCGGTGTTACAGAAGCCGGTGGACATCACCGCCCTGGTGCTGGCCGTTGTGGAACTGTCGCGCGGCCACTCCGAGAGCAAGATGAAGTCTGAGCGGGTCGGGGCGGCCTGGGCGCGTAAGCAGAAGGAAGCCGCAACCCGCGTCGTCACTCGACGGCTACCGGGGTGGATCGATTACGTTGACGGGAAACTCGTCCTGAACTCGACGAAGGCGGCCGTGGTCCGCCGGCTGTTCAGCATGGCCCACGACGGGATGGGCGTGTTCGTCATCTCGAAGAAGCTGAACACGGAGAACGTTCCGGTCATCGGCCGCACACACTTCAAAGGGCGGCCGATGGAGTGGTGCCAAACGTCGATCTACGCCATCCTCAAGAGCCGCGCGACGATCGGGGACTATGTTCCCTACAAGTGCCGCGGTGAGGGACGCAAACCCCAAGGCGAACCGGTGCCCGGATACTTCCCGCCCGTGATCGACGAGGCGACGTTCTACGCGGTCCAAAAGGGACTTGAGACGAGGGGCAAAGTGCGCGGGAAACGCGGGAAACACGTCAACATGTTCGCCGGGCTCCTCACCGATGCACGGAACGGCGGATCGTTGACCTATCGGCACCCGAAGGGGAAGCCGTCCCAACTGGTGCCCGTGGACTCCAACAACGGGCGGACGGGCGAATGGGTCAGCTTCCCGGCCGCGGCGTTCGAGGCGTGTATCTTGTCGCAGTTGGTGGAAGTTAAGGCCAGCGACATTGAAGGCGCTGGAGATGGTGCGCGCGAAGTGGAAGTAGCGTCCGGAAAACTCTCGGAGACGGAAGAACTCATCCGGCTTTGGGAAGCCAAGATGGATGATCCGAAGATCGTGGACACCGTTGCGGCGAAGCTCGCGGGGCTCAACGTGCTCCGCCGCGAACGAACAGAAGCACTGGCCGAGGCGCAGCGCAAAGCGGCCTCCCCGATCTCAGAAGCGTGGGGCGAGTTCCGCACACTGGCCGACGTTATCGCTTCAGACAACTCGGACGAGCTGCGAGTGAGAATCCGGAGCGCCCTTCGGCGGGCGGTTGAATCCGTGACCTGTTTGTTCGTGGGCAAAAGCGGCTTCCGCTTGTGCGCGGCTCGGGTTCAGTTCGTGACCGGTGCGCACCGCGATTACGTCATCAGGACGTTGCAGAGGTACAACGGCCGCGAGCCGAGCCCGCCCCAGGTGATGTCCGCAAACTGGCCGACCGAGGCCGGGGAAATCGATCTCCGGAAACGCGCTGACGCCCGCCTGGTCGAGGGCGTACTCGAAGAACTGGACGTAGACAGGTTCGGCAGGTGA